A single window of Pristis pectinata isolate sPriPec2 chromosome 8, sPriPec2.1.pri, whole genome shotgun sequence DNA harbors:
- the LOC127573255 gene encoding protein PERCC1 translates to MAAGVIKNMSDFRLAPTFQLPFLNLSVHQDMDFQETSEEEEELEDDGEERESGSISKCIESENWSAACELFTPVANNTETTLQLLRFTELINNDIQKYFGRKSKDDDPDSCNIYEDRFYSGKSGRELYYADLIKIAQDGDQEEEEPHVSLLPPKEIDTQALKLICDRESIKKLGPLAELFEYGLYKYMKPATLNRRDSRMQKLDRKYANVIPMHRRRLPSSFWKEPFSLVPGCILHTSTPDFSDLLANWTSESNGQELQVTREISIEINRQSLESEPYQVV, encoded by the coding sequence ATGGCAGCAGGTGTGATCAAGAACATGTCTGATTTTAGACTAGCACCAACCTTTCAGCTTCCTTTTCTGAACCTCAGTGTTCACCAGGACATGGATTTCCAGGAAACATctgaagaagaggaagaattaGAAGATGACGGTGAAGAACGGGAATCAGGATCTATTAGCAAATGCATTGAAAGTGAAAACTGGAGTGCAGCATGTGAGTTGTTTACTCCTGTAGCAAACAACACTGAAACCACATTGCAGCTACTAAGGTTTACTGAGTTAATCAACAATGATATTCAGAAGTACTTTGGTAGGAAAAGCAAAGATGATGATCCTGATTCTTGTAATATTTATGAAGACAGGTTTTATTCTGGTAAATCAGGTAGAGAGCTATACTATGCAGATCTAATAAAAATTGCACAAGATGGAGATCAAGAAGAGGAAGAACCACATGTATCTTTACTACCACCCAAAGAAATAGACACTCAGGCACTGAAATTAATCTGTGACAGAGAAAGCATTAAAAAATTAGGTCCTCTAGCAGAACTTTTTGAATATGGTTTATACAAATATATGAAACCAGCAACCTTGAACAGGAGAGATAGCAGGATGCAAAAACTGGATCGAAAATATGCCAATGTAATCCCAATGCACAGACGAAGGCTTCCTTCATCTTTTTGGAAAGAGCCCTTTTCTCTTGTGCCTGGCTGCATCCTTCATACAAGCACACCTGATTTTAGTGATCTTTTGGCCAATTGGACTTCAGAATCAAATGGACAAGAACTCCAAGTTACGAGAGAAATCTCAATTGAAATAAATAGGCAGTCACTGGAATCAGAACCTTATCAGGTTGTATAG